A section of the Primulina eburnea isolate SZY01 chromosome 1, ASM2296580v1, whole genome shotgun sequence genome encodes:
- the LOC140812883 gene encoding mitochondrial arginine transporter BAC2-like, translating to MDFWPEYLASSWGREFVAGGFGGTAGVITGYPLDTLRILQQQSGKTGSAFSILRRVVATDGPSALYRGMAAPFASVTFQNAIAFQTYAILSRVLDSNIAADDPPSYRGVALGGISTGAVQSLLLSPVELIKIRLQLQQQTNQTTSQSSIQKGPIDVVKFIFKTEGWRGLYRGLTITVLRDAPAHGVYFLTYEYMREQLHPGCRKNGQEPFGTMLLAGGLAGVASWIGSYPLDVIKTRIQSQSLPLRYSGIVDCFTRIVRDEGYNVLWRGLGTAVTRAFIVNGAIFTAYEVALRCLFHDNGT from the exons ATGGATTTTTGGCCGGAGTATCTAGCGAGCAGTTGGGGCAGAGAATTTGTGGCAGGCGGGTTCGGCGGCACCGCCGGTGTTATCACGGGCTATCCTCTAGATACGCTGAGAATTCTGCAGCAGCAATCGGGCAAAACTGGGTCTGCTTTCAGCATTCTCCGCCGCGTGGTTGCGACTGATGGCCCCTCCGCTCTGTACCGGGGAATGGCGGCTCCGTTTGCTTCTGTCACTTTCCAG AATGCCATCGCTTTCCAGACATATGCCATACTATCTAGAGTACTAGACTCAAACATCGCTGCAGATGATCCACCCTCATACAGAGGAGTTGCTCTCGGAGGAATCAGCACAGGAGCTGTACAAAGCCTGCTTCTCAGCCCTGTCGAGTTGATAAAAATACGTCTACAGCTGCAGCAGCAAACCAACCAAACAACCAGCCAATCGAGTATCCAAAAGGGTCCAATAGACGTCGTCAAATTCATATTCAAAACGGAAGGTTGGAGAGGGCTATACCGCGGTTTAACCATCACTGTTCTGAGAGATGCACCGGCTCACGGTGTGTACTTTTTGACATACGAGTATATGAGAGAACAACTCCATCCAGGATGCCGGAAGAACGGTCAAGAACCATTTGGAACCATGCTTCTGGCAGGTGGTCTTGCGGGAGTGGCTAGTTGGATCGGTTCCTATCCTTTAGATGTGATCAAAACGAGAATCCAATCACAGTCGTTGCCTTTGAGATATTCCGGGATCGTCGATTGCTTTACGCGAATTGTGAGAGATGAAGGGTATAATGTGCTCTGGAGAGGTTTAGGTACCGCTGTTACTAGAGCATTTATCGTGAATGGGGCCATTTTTACCGCATATGAGGTAGCTCTCAGGTGCTTGTTTCACGACAATGGTACTTGA
- the LOC140832822 gene encoding kinesin-like protein KIN-13B: MNAVGRQRSGASGAHHQRQYSENFLETSSNGRWLQSAGLQHQQSANNAVPPIQDFGYFNGGGQDSRMYRSVQGQRMFGGGSDFLSEPLTPPGYPRQRKNGEEPVPLNEYSPGLLDLNSFDTELLSEIPVPGLYDVPSMNHISRGRSFDDADAYFGNIKQAGKTRGLEEGNVLKSLSSDNMKASNVAKIKVVVRKRPINKKELAKNEEDIIETFSNSLVVHETKLKVDLTEYLEKHEFVFDAVLDEEVSNDEVYRETVEPIVPIIFQRTKATCFAYGQTGSGKTYTMKPLPLKAVRDILRLMHHTYKNQGFQLFVSFFEIYGGKLFDLLSDRKKLCMREDGKQQVCIVGLQEYRVSDVETVKELIERGNATRSTGTTGANEESSRSHAILQLSVKRSADVSETKPARVVGKLSFIDLAGSERGADTTDNDKQTRMEGAEINKSLLALKECIRALDNDQGHIPFRGSKLTEVLRDSFVGNSRTVMISCVSPNAGSCEHTLNTLRYADRVKSLSKGNSKRDVLSSTANLKESTTQPLSSIMPPTSTFEDEAGDSWLEQTEKDEYEEDLYEQEKPSLKNSKAESLNFATSDDKTKRANGQAKWKEPPKSEMTYSNSDDDLDALLKEEEDLVNAHRRQVEETMDLVREEMNLLVEADQPGNQLDDYISKLNTILSQKAAGILQLQNRLALFQKRLKEHNVLVSSGY, translated from the exons ATGAATGCTGTGGGAAGGCAAAGATCGGGTGCATCGGGGGCTCACCATCAGCGGCAGTACTCCGAAAACTTTCTCGAGACTTCCTCGAATGGCCGTTGGCTGCAATCAGCTGGTCTGCAACACCAGCAGTCCGCGAACAATGCAGTTCCTCCAATTCAG GATTTTGGGTATTTCAATGGAGGGGGTCAGGATTCGAGAATGTATAGGAGTGTGCAGGGGCAGAGAATGTTCGGAGGGGGAAGTGATTTTCTTTCGGAGCCGTTGACGCCTCCGGGGTATCCGAGGCAGAGGAAGAATGGGGAGGAGCCAGTTCCGTTGAATGAGTATAGCCCGGGGCTCTTGGATCTGAATTCGTTCGACACTGAGTTGCTTTCGGAG ATTCCAGTTCCTGGTCTTTATGATGTGCCCTCAATGAATCATATTTCACGGGGAAGAAGCTTTGATGATGCAGATGCATATTTTGGAAACATCAAACAAGCTGGCAAAACTCGGGGCTTGGAAGAGGGCAATGTTCTGAAAAGCCTGTCATCTGATAATATGAAGGCAAGCAATGTTGCAAAGATTAAAGTGGTG GTCCGCAAAAGACCAATTAACAAAAAGGAATTGGCTAAGAATGAGGAGGACATTATAGAAACCTTTTCAAATTCTCTTGTGGTCCATGAGACAAAACTTAAG GTTGATTTGACTGAGTATTTGGAGAAACATGAATTTGTCTTTGATGCTGTGCTGGATGAAGAAGTTTCAAATGATGAG GTGTACCGTGAAACAGTGGAGCCTATTGTCCCCATCATTTTCCAACGTACAAAAGCAACTTGCTTTGCTTATGGGCAAACAG GAAGTGGCAAAACATATACAATGAAACCACTGCCGCTCAAAGCAGTTAGGGATATCTTGAGGCTCATGCATCACACTTACAAGAACCAAGGCTTTCAACTATTTGTCAGTTTCTTTGAGATATATGGAGGAAAACTCTTTGATCTGCTCAGTGATAGAAA AAAACTTTGCATGAGAGAGGATGGGAAGCAACAAGTGTGTATTGTTGGCTTGCAAGAGTATCGAGTTTCAGATGTGGAGACAGTCAAGGAACTTATTGAGCGAGGAAATGCAACAAGAAGTACTGGCACCACAGGTGCAAATGAAGAATCATCTCGATCACATGCCATTCTTCAGCTTTCTGTTAAGAGGTCAGCTGATGTCAGTGAAACCAAACCTGCTCGGGTTGTTGGCAAACTCTCCTTCATTGACCTTGCTGGAAGCGAACGGGGTGCAGATACAACTGATAATGATAAGCAGACCAG AATGGAAGGGGCTGAGATAAATAAAAGTTTGCTAGCATTGAAGGAGTGTATTAGAGCACTTGACAATGATCAAGGCCACATTCCATTTCGAGGCAGTAAATTGACAGAAGTTTTAAGGGATTCATTTGTTGGAAATTCTCGCACTGTAATGATCTCCTGTGTCTCACCAAATGCAGGATCTTGTGAACATACATTGAATACATTACGATATGCAGATAG GGTGAAGAGCCTTTCAAAAGGAAACTCCAAAAGAGATGTTTTATCTTCAACTGCAAATCTGAAGGAGTCAACAACACAGCCTTTATCTTCAATCATGCCACCAACATCAACGTTTGAAGATGAAGCAGGTGATTCATGGCTTGAACAAACTGAGAAGGATGAATATGAAGAAGATTTATATGAGCAAGAGAAGCCGTCATTGAAGAACTCGAAAGCTGAGTCACTTAACTTCGCAACTTCGGATGATAAAACAAAGAGAGCTAATGGCCAGGCGAAGTGGAAGGAGCCACCTAAATCAGAAATGACTTATTCAAATTCAGATGACGATCTAGATGCTCTATTGAAG GAAGAGGAAGATCTTGTCAATGCTCACAGGAGACAAGTGGAGGAAACAATGGATCTTGTTAGAGAG GAGATGAATCTATTGGTTGAGGCAGATCAACCAGGAAATCAACTGGATGACTATATCTCCAAATTAAACACAATCCTATCCCAGAAAGCTGCTGGTATCTTACAGTTACAGAATCGCTTGGCTCTATTCCAAAAACGCTTGAAGGAACACAATGTTCTTGTGTCATCTGGCTATTAA
- the LOC140832827 gene encoding trihelix transcription factor ENAP1-like: MDDEDEASYHPNAFGAINKKFSTKNVNTSPGRPFVENDDDDNEEENRDSEGEEDDNDNEDDVDGGNGVQRIDPDDYENDEDDHEDDDYNNLQNYPKKRKIKTLSSYEFAPRVPKPTHGGRNSPTEWTEKETFILLNVWGDRFIKQGKKSLRSEEWQEVADMVSHESKIERTNAQCRNRLDTLKKKYKKEKIKSGEGEGSTCDWVYFKKMDMLLSSHAQQAGLSCGVDSGEYVFMNPKVYLNRSNGLDEMRDSPGNSESSKGEEHESDNLLPPKKMKTAKYRRSGASVKLLADSILKFSEIYERIENSKRQQLVELENMRMEFHRDLELQRRQILEKTQAEIAKIHHGEDEGNENGSG, translated from the coding sequence ATGGATGATGAGGATGAAGCAAGCTATCATCCCAATGCTTTTGGTGcaataaataagaaattttctaCCAAAAATGTCAACACTTCTCCTGGTCGTCCGTTTGTTGAGAATGACGATGATGATAATGAGGAGGAGAATAGAGATAGTGAAGGAGAAGAAGATGACAATGATAATGAGGATGATGTTGATGGAGGGAATGGTGTTCAAAGGATCGACCCAGATGATTATGAAAATGACGAAGATGATCACGAAGACGATGATTATAACAACTTACAGAATTACCCAAAGAAAAGGAAGATAAAGACCTTGTCGAGTTATGAATTTGCGCCTAGAGTACCAAAACCAACTCATGGTGGACGTAATTCACCTACAGAATGGACGGAAAAGGAGACTTTTATCTTGCTTAATGTTTGGGGTGATAGGTTTATCAAACAGGGGAAAAAAAGTCTACGCTCTGAAGAGTGGCAAGAAGTTGCCGACATGGTTTCTCATGAGTCAAAAATTGAAAGAACCAATGCTCAGTGTCGGAATCGTTTGGATACGTTGAAGAAGAAGTACAAAAAGGAGAAGATAAAGTCGGGAGAGGGTGAAGGCTCAACTTGTGATTGGGTGTACTTCAAGAAGATGGATATGCTATTATCATCACATGCACAACAAGCTGGTCTTTCTTGTGGTGTTGACTCGGGAGAATATGTTTTCATGAACCCTAAAGTTTATCTGAATCGCTCAAATGGGTTGGATGAGATGAGGGATAGCCCTGGAAATTCAGAATCCTCCAAGGGTGAGGAACATGAATCGGACAACCTTCTTCCgcccaagaaaatgaagactgCAAAATACAGGCGAAGTGGAGCTTCTGTAAAACTGCTTGCTGATTCTATTCTGAAGTTCAGTGAGATTTATGAAAGGATCGAGAATAGTAAGAGGCAGCAATTGGTAGAGCTGGAGAATATGAGGATGGAGTTCCATAGAGATTTGGAATTGCAGAGGAGGCAGATTCTTGAGAAAACTCAAGCTGAGATTGCGAAGATACACCATGGAGAAGATGAAGGAAATGAGAATGGCAGCGGTTGA
- the LOC140832838 gene encoding uncharacterized protein, with translation MAFLQLSLSLSSKIPAMTPVSSPCLTSTSCEMGTKTMASVSLPPPLIGFRRIRFPVLRRGIRRSLVVGMAPKEEKMTRRSPLDFPIEWDRPKPGRRPDIFPQFSPMKTPLPSPMPADPPEEDDEEEEEKEEEEEEDPDKENPEEPEQL, from the exons ATGGCGTTTCTCCAATTATCCCTCTCTTTATCAAGCAAAATCCCGGCTATGACGCCGGTGTCGTCTCCATGTCTTACTTCAACCTCATGCGAAATGGGGACAAAGACAATGGCGTCTGTTTCTCTTCCTCCGCCTTTGATTGGTTTCAGGAGAATTCGCTTTCCGGTATTGAGGCGAGGAATTCGAAGGTCATTGGTTGTGGGTATGGCTCCGAAAGAAGAGAAGATGACTCGACGCTCCCCTCTCGATTTTCCTATC GAGTGGGATAGGCCAAAGCCTGGAAGGAGACCCGACATATTCCCCCAGTTCAGCCCAATGAAAACTCCATTGCCGTCACCAATGCCGGCCGATCCGCCTGAAGAAGACGatgaagaggaagaagaaaagGAAGAGGAAGAGGAGGAAGATCCTGATAAAGAGAATCCAGAAGAGCCCGAACAGCTGTAA